The following proteins are encoded in a genomic region of Sorangiineae bacterium MSr12523:
- a CDS encoding HutD family protein, producing MLLLSARDRMPVPWKNGMGSTVEVASGPPGASLADFDWRVSLAGIHGDVPFSLFPGAERILTVVEGRGMTLTATSGQTLQAMPDAPIGFPGETAFVCQLHDGPVTALNVMTRRGSPAGAVEVLGPGAILRHRGGVTLVIALRDSLSVVGQLLAPWDAVQLAPGDVELRGIGTAAVIRIG from the coding sequence ATGTTGCTCCTGAGCGCTCGAGATCGCATGCCGGTGCCGTGGAAGAATGGGATGGGGAGCACCGTCGAGGTGGCGAGTGGCCCACCGGGGGCGTCGCTGGCGGATTTCGATTGGCGGGTCAGCCTCGCGGGGATTCACGGCGACGTACCGTTCTCGCTCTTTCCGGGAGCGGAGCGCATTTTGACGGTGGTCGAAGGTCGCGGGATGACGTTGACGGCGACGTCGGGCCAGACGCTGCAAGCGATGCCCGACGCGCCCATTGGCTTTCCGGGGGAGACCGCATTCGTCTGCCAGCTTCACGACGGCCCCGTCACGGCGCTCAACGTCATGACGCGCCGGGGTTCCCCCGCAGGGGCCGTGGAAGTCCTCGGTCCCGGTGCAATCCTGCGTCATCGCGGTGGTGTTACGCTCGTCATCGCCTTGCGCGATTCGCTCTCCGTCGTGGGGCAGCTGCTGGCTCCGTGGGATGCCGTCCAGCTCGCACCCGGCGACGTGGAGCTTCGTGGCATAGGCACCGCGGCCGTCATACGGATAGGATGA
- a CDS encoding acyl-CoA dehydrogenase family protein has protein sequence MTTQRTKLLDDPELRPFLPLLWVAWSDGDLEEDDLAALRSRVEAMPWLRPAARHALETWLAPDAPPSQREMRTLLDTIHKVSATLSPERRRDLAGLGAELADEGTLRALTELEDALGGGAASELFVHAEAARERPEKAEPQEQAPPFDVGALGAWLDGDVKPVRDRARAFLADPEHRAYGLSMPDYRAKVASWLADLAARGFGQRAYPGITTDEKDLNAFIATFETLAMGDLSLVVRFGVQFGLFGGSIFFLGTEAQRRKWLPQVVNLELPGCFAMSEVGHGSDVQSLETRATWDVASRTFVLHTPAESARKDWVGGAAQHARMATVFAQLEVDGEGHGIHAFLVPIRDTEGNLLEGVRAGDSGHKMGLNGVDNGRLWFDHVRVPEHAMLGRFAWMNADGHYESAIANPKKRFFTMLGTLVGGRISVATASVTAAKVGLAIAIRYASARRQFGPEDGVEMPLLDYPTHQRRLLPRLATTYVLSLAVARLRSGFGQRMREEDAGDTRELEASAAALKALASWHAVETLRECRQACGGQGYLLVNRLPDLCADVEVFTTFEGDNTVLLQLVAKSLLTGFKKRFESTGVAGIARHLLGKARIAVAEKNLLAVRRTDPEHLRDRAFHLAALKYREERLLETAAGRLRKRLEAKRDAHAAMLEVQEHLVALARAHADRLALQWFDEAVAVCPDPQLVPWLDRLGALHALTRLREEAAFFLSEGYFDAQKERALRKETTALLGELRQGAVGLVDAFAIPDACLAAPIAFMDPAHPRW, from the coding sequence ATGACCACACAACGCACCAAGCTGCTCGATGATCCGGAGTTGCGTCCGTTCTTGCCGCTGCTCTGGGTTGCCTGGTCCGATGGCGATCTCGAAGAGGACGATCTGGCGGCGCTTCGATCGCGCGTCGAGGCGATGCCTTGGCTTCGTCCCGCGGCGCGCCATGCGCTGGAGACATGGCTCGCGCCCGATGCGCCGCCGTCGCAGCGCGAGATGCGCACGCTGCTCGATACGATCCACAAGGTGTCGGCCACATTGTCGCCCGAGCGCCGGCGCGACTTGGCCGGGTTGGGGGCCGAGTTGGCCGATGAAGGCACCCTCCGCGCCCTCACGGAGTTGGAGGATGCGCTGGGTGGCGGCGCGGCCTCGGAGCTTTTCGTCCATGCCGAGGCGGCTCGCGAAAGACCCGAAAAGGCGGAGCCGCAGGAGCAAGCGCCACCCTTCGACGTGGGTGCCCTCGGGGCATGGCTCGATGGCGATGTGAAGCCGGTTCGGGATCGGGCGCGCGCGTTTTTGGCCGATCCCGAGCACCGCGCGTACGGTCTTTCGATGCCGGACTACCGCGCCAAAGTGGCCAGCTGGCTCGCGGATCTCGCCGCGCGCGGCTTTGGCCAGCGTGCGTACCCGGGAATCACCACCGACGAGAAAGATCTGAATGCGTTCATCGCGACCTTCGAGACGCTGGCGATGGGCGATCTGTCGCTGGTGGTTCGCTTTGGCGTGCAATTCGGTCTTTTCGGCGGAAGCATCTTTTTTCTCGGCACCGAAGCGCAGCGGCGCAAATGGCTGCCTCAGGTCGTCAATCTGGAGCTTCCCGGCTGTTTCGCCATGAGCGAGGTGGGCCACGGTTCCGACGTGCAGAGCCTCGAAACGCGGGCCACCTGGGACGTGGCCTCGCGCACCTTCGTGCTGCACACCCCGGCGGAATCGGCGCGCAAAGACTGGGTTGGCGGTGCCGCGCAGCATGCCCGCATGGCCACGGTCTTCGCGCAGTTGGAGGTGGACGGCGAGGGGCACGGGATTCACGCGTTTCTCGTGCCCATCCGGGATACCGAGGGAAACCTGCTCGAGGGCGTGCGCGCCGGTGATTCGGGGCACAAAATGGGCCTCAACGGCGTCGACAATGGGCGTCTCTGGTTCGACCACGTGCGCGTTCCGGAGCATGCCATGCTCGGGCGATTTGCCTGGATGAACGCCGACGGCCATTACGAGAGCGCCATTGCCAATCCAAAGAAGCGATTCTTCACGATGCTCGGGACCTTGGTGGGCGGGCGCATTTCCGTGGCCACCGCATCGGTGACCGCCGCCAAAGTGGGATTGGCCATTGCCATTCGCTATGCCTCGGCACGGCGGCAATTCGGGCCGGAAGACGGTGTCGAAATGCCGCTTCTCGATTATCCGACACACCAGCGCCGACTGCTTCCGCGCCTGGCCACGACGTACGTGCTCTCTTTGGCGGTCGCGCGCCTGCGCAGCGGTTTTGGGCAACGCATGCGCGAGGAAGACGCAGGCGATACGCGCGAATTGGAGGCTTCCGCGGCGGCGCTGAAAGCATTGGCCAGTTGGCATGCCGTGGAGACATTGCGTGAGTGCCGCCAGGCTTGCGGTGGCCAGGGATACCTTCTGGTGAATCGGCTTCCGGATTTGTGCGCCGACGTCGAGGTGTTCACCACCTTCGAAGGCGACAACACGGTGTTGCTGCAGCTCGTGGCCAAAAGCCTTTTGACGGGATTCAAGAAGCGCTTCGAAAGCACGGGGGTGGCCGGCATCGCGCGGCATCTTCTCGGCAAGGCGCGCATTGCGGTGGCGGAGAAGAATCTCCTCGCCGTGCGTCGAACCGATCCGGAGCATCTGCGCGATCGCGCCTTTCATTTGGCAGCCTTGAAGTACCGCGAGGAGCGGCTCTTGGAGACCGCCGCCGGCAGACTGCGCAAGCGGCTCGAGGCCAAGCGCGATGCGCACGCGGCCATGCTCGAAGTTCAGGAGCACTTGGTCGCCCTGGCGCGCGCGCACGCCGATCGCCTTGCGCTGCAGTGGTTCGACGAAGCCGTTGCGGTCTGCCCCGACCCCCAGTTGGTCCCTTGGCTGGATCGACTCGGGGCCTTGCACGCGCTGACGCGTTTGCGCGAGGAGGCCGCATTTTTCCTATCGGAAGGCTATTTCGATGCACAAAAAGAACGCGCTTTGCGCAAGGAAACGACCGCGTTGCTCGGCGAACTTCGACAGGGCGCCGTCGGGCTGGTCGATGCCTTCGCAATCCCCGACGCGTGCCTGGCGGCACCCATTGCCTTCATGGACCCGGCGCACCCGCGGTGGTGA
- a CDS encoding serine/threonine protein kinase: MSAAGCSTGPDAVESNSGTESAAQTNAVRDVLLVGNSVAGTVSFLDGTTFQNLGSFSVIPDLQQRLDAMTPVEKIAYEIVRGQTGGDRFVDDIFVSPDGRKLYVSRGNLCDAVAYDIATKQQLWRFKVDGFKADHAALSPDGKYFIVSATTADVAQVLDTQTGKLVKNVPTGTYPHSNDYSPNGQRIYNSSIGNISLPYGMDGLKGKKQLTVFDATTWQVIRTYTFPKGVRPSVITADETKLYAQLSYLNGFIEYDLVNGATTRTVEMPFSAHGASLAKDDYPRNSAHHGMAMNGSGTKLCMAGTIDDYVAIVSLPGLTTDGFVHYATDALPYWATTSVDGNFCFIPLSHANSVSVVDYRTAKEVARIPVGLYPQRERLGKVPEDILGTLSPTGG, translated from the coding sequence GTGTCTGCGGCGGGTTGCTCGACGGGCCCGGACGCGGTGGAGTCGAACTCCGGCACGGAAAGCGCTGCCCAAACCAATGCGGTTCGGGACGTACTCCTCGTCGGAAACAGCGTGGCCGGCACGGTGAGTTTTCTCGACGGCACCACGTTTCAGAACCTCGGCTCCTTCAGTGTGATTCCAGATCTGCAGCAGCGCCTCGATGCCATGACGCCGGTGGAGAAGATTGCCTACGAAATCGTGCGCGGGCAAACCGGCGGAGATCGCTTCGTGGACGATATTTTCGTGTCGCCAGACGGACGGAAACTTTACGTCTCGCGCGGAAATCTCTGCGATGCAGTCGCCTACGACATTGCGACCAAACAGCAGCTATGGCGTTTCAAGGTGGACGGATTCAAAGCCGACCACGCGGCGCTTTCGCCCGATGGTAAGTACTTCATCGTCTCGGCGACCACCGCCGATGTCGCCCAAGTGCTCGACACGCAGACCGGGAAGCTCGTGAAGAACGTCCCGACGGGGACGTATCCCCATTCGAACGATTATTCACCGAATGGCCAACGCATTTACAATTCGAGCATCGGGAATATCAGTTTGCCGTACGGGATGGACGGGCTGAAAGGCAAAAAGCAGCTCACCGTGTTCGATGCGACGACCTGGCAGGTCATTCGCACGTACACCTTCCCCAAGGGCGTGCGCCCGTCGGTCATTACGGCCGACGAGACGAAGTTGTATGCCCAATTGTCGTACCTCAATGGGTTCATCGAATACGATTTGGTGAACGGCGCGACCACGCGCACCGTCGAAATGCCGTTCAGCGCCCACGGCGCAAGCTTGGCAAAAGACGATTACCCGCGCAATTCGGCCCACCACGGGATGGCCATGAATGGCAGCGGCACCAAGCTTTGCATGGCGGGCACCATCGACGATTACGTGGCCATCGTGAGCCTCCCCGGTCTGACCACCGACGGATTCGTGCACTATGCAACCGACGCGCTTCCCTATTGGGCAACCACCAGCGTGGACGGCAATTTCTGCTTCATCCCCCTGAGCCACGCCAACAGCGTCTCCGTCGTCGATTATCGCACCGCCAAGGAAGTGGCCCGCATCCCCGTAGGCCTCTATCCGCAACGCGAGCGCCTCGGCAAGGTCCCCGAAGACATCCTGGGCACCCTCTCTCCAACGGGCGGTTGA
- a CDS encoding putative glycoside hydrolase family 15 protein, protein MKSFSYRFTFPRYVAFAALVGSLGACSTSTTPERNEPGSRNDASSNPPPADKPGPGNENAQASANSLGQLYFDWDEVSLITQHTGAYGWEVIQSYMRDHVDIAQLKSNNPDLRLFMYWETAGAYAETTDAKWPSGMPYQWVRANHPDWIVKDGSGRDVTFWDGALHLYDVGNRDYQDEWARRAIDYARSGGFYGIFGDDVNVGESFRSSWSAVPAKYSTDAKWTQAVESFLQNVSPKLKDAGLAFVPNVASAWNSDRATQVRWAKLAGGYGREHYQSWQGDDQLLGGADWAWMSALHRDVEAAGIPFFAYPHGGGSQATDKMRYTRASFLLWHDPALGGSFAYSTGGGPETGKDPYNAAWTFDLGAPSGPAVEQPSGVWTRTFAKGKIVVNSNTKTATVQQ, encoded by the coding sequence ATGAAATCCTTTTCGTATCGTTTCACATTTCCACGCTATGTGGCATTCGCAGCGCTCGTGGGCAGTTTGGGTGCGTGCAGCACATCGACGACGCCCGAGCGGAATGAGCCAGGTTCGAGAAACGATGCGTCATCGAATCCCCCGCCGGCCGACAAACCGGGCCCCGGCAACGAGAACGCGCAGGCAAGCGCGAACTCGCTGGGGCAGCTTTACTTCGATTGGGACGAGGTTTCGCTCATCACGCAACACACCGGTGCGTATGGGTGGGAGGTCATTCAAAGTTACATGCGCGACCACGTGGACATCGCGCAACTGAAGTCGAACAATCCCGATTTGCGCCTGTTCATGTATTGGGAGACGGCAGGCGCTTACGCGGAAACGACGGATGCGAAATGGCCATCCGGGATGCCGTACCAGTGGGTTCGGGCCAATCACCCCGACTGGATCGTCAAGGATGGTTCCGGCCGCGATGTCACCTTTTGGGACGGCGCACTGCATTTGTACGACGTGGGCAATCGCGACTACCAGGACGAGTGGGCGCGGCGGGCCATCGACTACGCACGAAGCGGCGGTTTTTACGGCATTTTTGGCGACGACGTCAACGTGGGCGAAAGCTTTCGCTCCTCGTGGTCGGCGGTGCCGGCGAAGTACTCGACCGATGCCAAGTGGACCCAGGCGGTGGAATCGTTTCTCCAGAACGTTTCACCCAAGTTGAAGGATGCGGGTCTCGCCTTCGTTCCCAATGTGGCCTCGGCGTGGAACTCCGACCGAGCCACGCAGGTGCGCTGGGCCAAGCTCGCCGGCGGATACGGGCGCGAGCATTATCAATCATGGCAGGGCGATGACCAGCTCCTGGGCGGAGCCGATTGGGCGTGGATGTCCGCACTTCATCGCGACGTCGAAGCCGCGGGAATCCCCTTCTTCGCGTACCCGCACGGCGGGGGCTCGCAGGCCACGGACAAGATGCGCTACACACGCGCATCGTTCCTCCTCTGGCACGATCCCGCGCTGGGCGGAAGCTTCGCATATTCGACGGGCGGCGGCCCCGAGACCGGCAAAGATCCGTACAACGCGGCATGGACCTTCGATCTCGGGGCGCCGTCCGGCCCTGCGGTGGAGCAGCCATCGGGGGTGTGGACGCGCACCTTCGCCAAGGGAAAAATCGTGGTGAACTCCAACACGAAGACCGCCACCGTGCAGCAATAA
- a CDS encoding YceI family protein, with translation MALEKWNIDVVHSTVGFSVRHLMVSKVHGVFTQWTGSFEFDEQNPAQSQVEVSIDAASVDTRQPQRDAHLRSGDFFEVEKHPRILFKSTHVEPASNGQYKVAGDLTLRGVTRPVTLDVELGGRVTHPQMGERIGFSGKTTINRKEFGVSFNQVLDTGGLGLGEKVEIGIEIEATRAT, from the coding sequence ATGGCACTCGAGAAATGGAACATCGACGTCGTGCATTCGACGGTCGGCTTTTCGGTACGGCATCTGATGGTCAGCAAGGTCCACGGGGTGTTCACCCAGTGGACCGGCTCGTTCGAATTCGACGAGCAGAATCCCGCGCAATCCCAAGTCGAAGTGAGCATCGATGCGGCGAGCGTCGACACACGCCAGCCCCAACGCGATGCCCACCTGCGCTCGGGAGATTTCTTCGAGGTGGAGAAACACCCGCGCATTCTCTTCAAGAGCACGCACGTCGAGCCGGCCTCGAATGGTCAGTACAAGGTTGCGGGTGATCTCACGCTTCGAGGCGTCACGCGTCCGGTGACCCTCGACGTGGAGCTCGGAGGCCGCGTCACACACCCGCAGATGGGCGAACGCATCGGATTTTCGGGCAAGACGACCATCAATCGAAAAGAGTTCGGCGTGAGCTTCAATCAAGTGCTCGACACCGGAGGCTTGGGCCTGGGCGAAAAAGTCGAGATTGGTATCGAAATCGAGGCGACGCGCGCGACCTGA
- a CDS encoding LysR family transcriptional regulator, translating to MDLNRVAMFVKIVESGGVTAAAAKLKLPKSSVSRSLTQLEQELGMELLVRGHRQLNLSDAGRSFFEAASKGLAAVEEAKDGILDQHRTPSGMLRVAIPNYGAHLFGGMIASFVGQYPAVEVEVTTTTHQADPIREGFDLAIVMGKLSDSSLIVRPLGRGDLGIFASAKYLKRRGVPHSPADLAQHDCVLYRTTSRKTKWALVRGKETQTVNVSGSLRVDTLTLLVAMMLEDAGLGLLPVHLSRDPSMQGLTRVLPDCVVAGDPLQLVYPASRHTPQRVRLFCEHIVTASSSCPNDKA from the coding sequence ATGGATCTGAATCGCGTGGCCATGTTCGTCAAAATCGTCGAGTCCGGCGGGGTGACGGCGGCGGCCGCCAAGCTGAAATTGCCGAAATCCTCGGTGAGCCGGAGCCTCACGCAACTCGAGCAGGAGCTCGGTATGGAGCTGCTCGTGCGCGGGCACCGGCAATTGAATCTGTCGGACGCGGGGCGCTCGTTCTTCGAGGCGGCCTCCAAAGGCCTCGCGGCGGTGGAGGAAGCGAAGGATGGCATTTTGGATCAACACCGCACACCGAGCGGGATGCTTCGCGTGGCGATCCCCAACTATGGGGCGCACCTCTTTGGCGGCATGATCGCGTCGTTCGTCGGCCAATACCCGGCCGTGGAGGTGGAGGTGACCACCACGACGCACCAGGCCGATCCCATTCGCGAGGGCTTCGATTTGGCCATCGTCATGGGAAAGCTCTCCGATTCTTCGCTCATCGTGCGGCCACTGGGGCGGGGCGATTTGGGCATTTTTGCAAGTGCGAAATACCTGAAGAGGCGCGGCGTTCCGCACTCCCCGGCGGACCTCGCGCAGCACGACTGCGTGCTCTATCGAACGACCTCGCGAAAGACCAAATGGGCTCTCGTGCGCGGCAAGGAGACGCAGACGGTGAACGTCTCGGGCTCCCTCCGCGTCGACACGCTCACGCTGCTCGTGGCCATGATGCTCGAAGATGCGGGCCTCGGGCTCTTGCCGGTGCACCTGTCGCGGGATCCGTCGATGCAAGGTTTGACGCGCGTGCTTCCCGATTGCGTGGTGGCGGGCGACCCATTGCAATTGGTGTATCCGGCCTCGCGCCACACGCCCCAGCGTGTGAGGCTCTTCTGCGAGCACATCGTGACGGCGTCGTCGAGCTGCCCGAACGACAAAGCTTAG
- a CDS encoding LysR family transcriptional regulator, with translation MQKSTFADLDLNDAHFFTEVVRRGSFSAVARAANLPVSTVSRHVARLEGRLGVVLLARTTRRVSLTDAGRMYHEHAARAIDELETAQRLVHDLGSSPKGRVRITAPLGIVRRVWPALAEFLATYPDMAVDVEANDRMVDLVEGGFDLAIRTGPLVDSSLVARKLYEGAYGLFASRTYLARRGTPRRAQDLAEHACIIVPKRGNERVTWSLTEGKKTVRISVRGRVSVSELSLAYLAALDGHGIVQLPTSFVAGEGASRRKLVRVLPNIDAGRVPVWLVHPSSRVLPAGVRALVEHLVARSPTLFAR, from the coding sequence ATGCAAAAGTCGACCTTTGCGGATTTGGACCTGAACGACGCGCACTTCTTCACCGAGGTGGTCCGGCGCGGAAGCTTCTCCGCCGTGGCGCGCGCCGCCAATCTCCCCGTGTCGACCGTCAGCCGGCACGTCGCCCGGCTCGAAGGGCGCCTCGGTGTCGTGCTGCTTGCCCGCACCACGCGCCGCGTTTCGCTTACCGACGCGGGGCGCATGTACCACGAGCACGCAGCCCGCGCGATCGACGAACTCGAAACCGCGCAGCGCCTCGTTCACGATCTGGGCAGCAGCCCCAAGGGCCGCGTGCGCATCACCGCACCGCTGGGCATCGTGCGGCGGGTGTGGCCAGCCTTGGCGGAGTTCCTGGCGACCTATCCGGACATGGCCGTCGACGTCGAGGCCAACGATCGCATGGTCGACTTGGTCGAGGGCGGCTTCGATCTGGCGATACGCACCGGTCCTCTGGTCGACTCGTCCCTCGTCGCGCGCAAACTCTACGAGGGCGCCTACGGCCTCTTCGCAAGCCGCACCTACCTCGCGCGCCGGGGCACGCCGCGCCGCGCGCAGGATCTCGCCGAGCACGCGTGCATCATCGTGCCCAAGCGCGGCAACGAGCGCGTGACCTGGTCGTTGACCGAGGGCAAGAAAACCGTGCGCATCTCCGTGCGTGGACGGGTCAGCGTGAGCGAATTGAGCTTGGCCTACCTCGCCGCGCTCGACGGCCACGGCATCGTGCAATTGCCTACGAGCTTCGTTGCCGGCGAAGGAGCGTCGCGCCGGAAGCTCGTTCGCGTGCTCCCGAACATCGATGCCGGCCGCGTGCCCGTCTGGCTCGTTCATCCCTCGAGCCGCGTTCTACCCGCAGGCGTTCGCGCCTTGGTCGAGCACCTCGTGGCCCGCAGCCCGACGTTGTTCGCCCGCTAA
- a CDS encoding NmrA/HSCARG family protein — translation MQSENVPHPSRMSNAKLIAVIGATGGQGGGLARAILDDPEQRFRLRAITRNPDSEAARELARRGAEVVAANTDDRASLERAFSGAHGAFCVTNFWEHVSPERETAQGANMAFAARSAGVAHAIWSTLEDVRRWVPLSDERLPTLMKKYKVPHTDAKGEADAAFREAGVPTTFLLTSFYWENFLQPGRALRRDARGLSVQLPLGEQVLPGIALEDIGRSALGVFARGDALVGKTVGVAGEHTSGHAMAAALTRSLGEPVRYDAVPDAVYRRETRPFWADLEAKTGFPGGEDLASSFAFSAMFNDEFRRARDVEVTRGLNPALQSLDLWLARHRDAFRAKGISAGA, via the coding sequence ATGCAATCCGAGAATGTGCCCCATCCTTCGCGCATGTCCAACGCGAAACTGATTGCAGTCATCGGAGCAACGGGCGGCCAAGGTGGGGGGCTCGCACGTGCGATTCTCGACGATCCCGAGCAGCGCTTCCGCCTGCGCGCCATCACACGCAATCCCGATTCGGAGGCGGCCCGGGAACTCGCTCGGCGCGGCGCGGAGGTCGTGGCGGCCAACACCGACGATCGCGCAAGCTTGGAACGGGCATTTTCCGGCGCACACGGCGCGTTCTGCGTGACGAACTTCTGGGAGCACGTCTCGCCGGAACGGGAAACGGCGCAGGGTGCCAACATGGCGTTCGCGGCACGCTCTGCGGGCGTCGCGCATGCGATCTGGTCGACCTTGGAGGACGTGCGACGCTGGGTTCCGCTAAGCGATGAGCGCCTGCCTACATTGATGAAGAAGTACAAGGTGCCGCACACCGACGCGAAGGGCGAGGCCGACGCAGCCTTTCGCGAGGCCGGTGTGCCGACGACGTTTCTTTTGACGTCGTTCTATTGGGAGAATTTCCTGCAGCCGGGTCGAGCGCTGCGCCGCGATGCGCGCGGGCTGTCCGTGCAGCTTCCGCTCGGCGAGCAGGTGCTGCCGGGGATCGCGCTCGAAGACATCGGCCGCTCGGCACTCGGTGTGTTCGCCCGGGGCGACGCCCTCGTCGGTAAGACGGTGGGCGTGGCGGGCGAACATACGTCGGGGCACGCCATGGCTGCAGCGCTCACGCGGAGCCTGGGCGAACCTGTTCGCTACGATGCCGTGCCGGATGCCGTGTACCGTCGAGAGACGCGGCCCTTCTGGGCGGACCTCGAGGCAAAAACCGGTTTTCCGGGTGGCGAGGATCTCGCGAGTTCGTTCGCGTTCAGCGCGATGTTCAACGACGAGTTCCGACGCGCACGCGACGTGGAGGTCACACGAGGGCTCAATCCTGCCCTTCAAAGCCTCGACCTATGGCTCGCGCGCCACCGAGACGCGTTTCGCGCGAAGGGGATCAGTGCAGGTGCTTGA
- a CDS encoding NAD-dependent epimerase/dehydratase family protein: MEHERPSLHVVLGAGQIGSRLPRLLLARGHRVRTVRKGGRGDAAPVTANHEWLEGDMADLDFAERATRGAAVVYDCMNPPYHQWPEHLVAMGRGALHGAAKAGAKLVALDCLYMYGRPSGPMSELSPYAPCSKKGTLRVELSELRLGAHGRGDVRVAIARASDFFGENLPYSTFNERFFDRILAGTPGECMGDPEMPHSYTYANDVARALVLLGEHDEAMGQVWHIPTNPAESSRLLTRRMGRALGLDADMVGIPRMALRAMGTWNPFVRELVEMTYQWEVPFEIDDSRFRSTFRFEPTPIDEAVANIAAWVKSSPPWKTRPW, encoded by the coding sequence ATGGAACACGAGCGACCTTCTCTACATGTCGTTTTGGGGGCGGGGCAGATTGGGTCGCGATTACCGCGGCTGCTGCTGGCCCGTGGTCATCGTGTGCGCACGGTTCGGAAGGGGGGACGCGGAGACGCTGCCCCGGTGACGGCGAACCACGAATGGCTCGAGGGTGATATGGCCGATCTCGACTTCGCCGAAAGGGCTACCCGAGGCGCCGCCGTCGTGTACGACTGCATGAATCCGCCGTATCACCAGTGGCCGGAGCACCTGGTTGCGATGGGGCGTGGCGCACTTCATGGCGCAGCGAAGGCCGGTGCGAAGCTGGTCGCGCTCGATTGCCTCTACATGTACGGGCGTCCGTCGGGGCCCATGAGCGAGCTCTCCCCCTACGCGCCGTGCAGCAAGAAAGGCACGCTGCGCGTCGAGCTGTCCGAGCTGCGGCTCGGAGCGCACGGACGCGGCGACGTGAGGGTGGCCATCGCACGCGCGAGCGACTTCTTCGGGGAAAATCTGCCCTATTCGACATTCAACGAGCGATTCTTCGACAGGATCTTGGCCGGCACCCCGGGCGAGTGCATGGGCGATCCCGAGATGCCGCACTCGTACACCTATGCGAACGACGTAGCGCGGGCGCTGGTCCTGCTCGGCGAACACGACGAAGCCATGGGCCAGGTTTGGCACATCCCCACGAATCCTGCGGAAAGCTCGCGTCTGCTCACACGCCGCATGGGCCGCGCACTCGGCCTCGACGCCGACATGGTCGGTATTCCAAGAATGGCGCTGCGCGCGATGGGAACGTGGAACCCGTTCGTGCGCGAGCTCGTCGAGATGACCTACCAATGGGAGGTCCCCTTCGAAATCGACGACTCGCGCTTTCGTTCGACGTTTCGCTTCGAGCCGACGCCCATCGACGAGGCGGTTGCCAACATTGCAGCGTGGGTTAAGTCCTCTCCACCTTGGAAAACCCGCCCATGGTGA